CGCGGACAGTAAGGGCGACTGGGGCTATCCCAATCCATATCGACATTATCCGCGAGGTCCGGGTTATGTCCGCATGAGCTGGGTCTTTGACACCCTTATCTGGAAAGATGATAAGGGTTACATCCCGGCCCTGGCCAGAAAATGGACCTATGATCCCAGGTCACTGAGCTTTACCTTTGAGCTCCGGGAGGGGGTCAAGTGGCATGATGGTAAGCCGTTCAGCTCGGAGGATGTGGTCTTCACCATAGATTACTTCAAAAAACATCCCTATCATTGGGTACCCATGGGCGACGTGGCCGGAGCAGAGGCCGTGGGAAAAGGCAGGGTAGTGATCAAGGTGACCAAACCTTACGCCCCCTTTCTGGCCTATATAGGCGGTGTCATGCCCATTCTCCCCAAGCACATCTGGAAGAACGTAACCGACCCGAGGAAATACAATAATCCCGGGGCATTTATCGGTTGCGGTCCTTATAAGTTCGTTGATTTTAATAAGACCAAGGGGACCTACCTTTACGAGGCATTTGAAGACTACTACCAGGGCAAGCCAAAGGCAGATCGCCTGATTTACATCAAGGCTGGTAAGCCTATCATGACGCTGTCCACCGGCAAAGCCGATCTGGCCAACATCAAGCCTGACATGGCCAAGCCACTCAAGAAAAAAGGGATGGTCATATTGGTGAACGCCAGAGGATGGAATAAGAAACTTATGGTCAACC
This portion of the Deltaproteobacteria bacterium genome encodes:
- a CDS encoding peptide-binding protein, with translation MRKGKKGFLCRLLLLAVLAQVKEIRIADSKGDWGYPNPYRHYPRGPGYVRMSWVFDTLIWKDDKGYIPALARKWTYDPRSLSFTFELREGVKWHDGKPFSSEDVVFTIDYFKKHPYHWVPMGDVAGAEAVGKGRVVIKVTKPYAPFLAYIGGVMPILPKHIWKNVTDPRKYNNPGAFIGCGPYKFVDFNKTKGTYLYEAFEDYYQGKPKADRLIYIKAGKPIMTLSTGKADLANIKPDMAKPLKKKGMVILVNARGWNKKLMVNHKKPPFNDRRFRQALAHTINQQEIIDKAHRGFGSPASFGLLSPDHDFYNPNTPTYKPDPARGRQILESIGYVKGNDGFYARDGQPLKIEVLASNITVAGESVADRDGEVIKRQLEAVGIHVDLVNMEQATADGRVKKWDFDL